The region TCCCCTTTTCGTAGTTTGCCCACCATTGCTATTGCCTCCATTGTCATGGCATTGTTGCTGGCCCTGGCAGAAAAGTTGGGAACTCACCGCCGTCCTTTTGAAAAGTTACGTTGGCAGGATGGGGTGATTATTGGCATAGCCCAGGCTTTGGCTCTGATTCCTGGGGTATCCCGCTCTGGATCTACCTTAACGGCGGGTTTATTTATTAACTTGGAACGGGCCGCCGCTGCCAGGTTTTCGTTTTTGTTGGGCATTCCGGCCATTACCATTGCTGGTCTGGTGGAACTGAAAGGGGTAATGGACCAACATTTGGGCAACGATGCCATTTTGCCCCTTATTGTTGGTACCATCTCCTCTGCTATTTTTTCCTACCTGGCGATCGCCTGGCTAATCAAATTTTTGCAAAAACGCAGCACCTGGATTTTTGTTTGGTACCGTCTAATTTTCGGGATAATTATTCTGTTGACTTTGGCAATAAAAATTTGAACTTAAAATACAAGATTATCTTAATAAGAGACTAGTTCTTTAGGATTTTTTCTGGCATATCTACCCGCTTTTCAAACAAACACCTAATGGCCTGTTTTAAAAGCCCCCTTGCCCTCCAAATTTGGGAGGAAACTGAGTGAAAGTCCTCCAGTATTGCCGGAGCTTTAGTGAAGAAATTTAGGGGGCGCAATAAAACTTTCCAAACACGTTCTAAAGCCTGATATGAGCTTTAGCAAACGCTTGTTGAATTTGCTGAGCCAGATTAATGTTGCCAGAGGAGTTGGATTGTCGGTAAAGTTCTACTGCTTGGCGGTAATATTGAATAATTTCATGACTATGATCAATTATGCCTTGTTCTATCCCCATGGATAGCAACACCCAGCCTAAATTGTGGTACACTTCGGGTTGATTGGGGTTTAAATCAAGAGCAGATGTCAAATATTCCTTGGCTTCACTAAATTGTTTTTTTCTGCCTAACAAAGTACCGCAGCGAAAATAGACAAAGTAATTCTGAGGGAGTAAATTCAAATAGTTTTGATAGACTTGGATCGCTTCAGTTATTTTATTGATTTTTTCCAGCAAAATTGCTTCATTGAGCAGCGCCCAAGATAATTTGTCATTACTTCGGTTAGCTTGTTGAAAATAATCCAATGCTAATTGCCATTGTTGCTGTTTTGCTTTGTGCCAGGCTAGTAATGCCATTCCATGAACACTATTAGGTTCATCTTGGGCGTACTCTTCCAAACACCTTTCCACATCGAGGGCATGGGCAGTTAGTACAGATTTTTGTAAAGCGATCGCCAGATGGGGATAAAGCCAGCTATAGGTTTTGGGGCTGTAATGTTCTTGTCTAGCCTGAAAAATTGCCGGTCGAGCAAAACGAATAGTATTCTTCCACTGTTTTTGTTCAAAAGCAACCCAAGCTCCTATGGACAAAATAAAAGGAGTTTTTTCCAGGTCCATCGCTTGTTCAATGGCTTGACTGGCCAAAGACCACTGCCCCAGCTTGCCAGCAGCCCAGGCTAAGTTGGCCTGTAACCACCCTTCCCGGGGACTAATTTGAGTAGCTTGTTTAAGATAATTGAACGCACTTTGCCAATGGCCCCGCCGACAGTTAATTAAGCCTAAAATCCCCAAACAGAGACCATTGTTTCCATCCAATTGCAAAGCTTGAAGGGCCACAGCTTCCGCCTGTTCTTGATTAAAGTAGACTAATATTGCTGCCAATTCTGCCATTGCAACTAAGTCATCAACGTTAGCTTGTAGGTGTTTTTGATAAGCGCTAATTGCCCCAGGAAAATTACGTTCACTGACCAACTGTCGGGCTTTTTTTAAAACAGGAGTTGTAAAATTGCCTTCCAGAGCATTAATTAATTCATCCGCAGTTTGGAACCTTTCTTCTACCTTCATTCTTAATCCCGTTAGGAGAATGGACTCCATTTGGAGACTAATGCTGGGATTTAAACTACGGGGAGGCACCAGTTCATCTTTGTGTATTCTCTCAAGAGCTGAAATTGGTAACTGTCCCGTCAACAATTCGTACATGCTGGCACAGACAGAGTAAAAATCCATGCTGGGGGAACGTCTTGCGTAGGCAACAAATTGTTCGGGAGGGGCATAGCCAACAGCAGCGATCGCCGACATATTCTGAGTTTTATGGGCGATGTATTCCCTGGTGTTACCAAAATCAATTAAAACAGGTTCATCTTGAAGGTTAATAATAATATTGTCTGGTTTAATATCCCGATGTAGTAGATTTTTACCATGGGTAACTTGGAGAGCAGCGGCAACTTTAAGAAAATATTTTTTGACTCTAGATTCCGATAGTTTTTTTTCTTGTTTGAGAATTTTATCCAGGGTTTTACCCGGCACAAATTCCAGAATTATATAACCAGTATTATTTTCTTCGAACCACTCATAAGGTTTGACAATGTGCGGATGGGGCGAACAGCGGGCAATGCTTTCCCCTTCCTGCAGAAATTCCCGGATATATTCCTGACGATCCTGGGGGGAAACAGCATTAGACCAAATTATTTGATTCCCTTGACGGACAGAACGTTCTGGTAAAAATTCCTTAATTGCTACAGTTTCCCCGGTAGCAACTTTAACAGCTTTGTAGGCAATGCCAAATCCTCCCTGTCCCAAAGGATTTTCAATTCGATACTGTCCCTGTTTCAGCATTGTCTGGGGCCGCAGAGCCATGGGAAATTCAAAAACCGTACTATCTCCATTTTCATCAGCCAAACTATAACCACAGACGCTACAAGTAAGAGCGCCAGGGAAGTTTTCGATTAAACAGGCAGGGCAAAGAATGGTCATGGGAATAGCTACAGGTGGGGAAGCTCCATGGTTAGTTGTAGTGCCACTAGGGTAGCGTTATCGTTAGCGCCCCGTTTCAGCACTTGATCAATGGTCTGATTCACTGACATCTGTAAATTTTCAGCCTTGGTAAAGATGGTCGCCATTTCATCCCCGGAAACTAAGTCCCAAACCCCATCGGAACAAAGCAAAAGTACATCGCCATCTTCTAGGGTCAAATAATTATCCTGGCCAAAATGACTCAGGGTTTGCAGATGACCAGAGTTAAGTTGGGGTTGCCCCCCGAGGGATTTAGTCAAAACGTTGCGGTCAGGATGCTCCAGGCTTTCTTGATAGCTGATCTGCCCACTGTTGAGCAACATGGCCACCAGAGAGTGATCTTCGGACAGTTGACATATAAATCCCCGGCGAATGAGATAAATGCGACTGTCCCCAACGTGGGCAATGTGCAATTGCTGATTAACAGCCAACACAGTACTCAAGGTGGTGCCTCCATTCCTAACTTCGGCGGTGATATGCCGATTGGCCTGGTTAACCACTTCTCCTAACCAGTTTTGTCTTTCGAGGGCAATGTTAATTTTTTTTGGCAGACTGGCATTGATTAACGCATCAATAGCTAATTGACTGGCCACTTCTCCCTGGGCCATGCCTCCCATACCATCGGCGATCGCCGCTAAGAGAACTTGTGATTGACCTGTAACAGATTGCCTAATACCAAAATTATCCTCATTGTGGAGACGATGGAGAGAGAGTCCTACCGTGGAATAACTTGCAATCTGCCAAGTAAGATGAGGTTTCGCGAGAAGAGTGCGAGTTTCAATCAACAACTCCAAAAATTGCTCAACGCTGAAGCGTTCTTCGGGACTGGGGGCTAGGGCAATGGTTAGTAATTGGCGTAGTTTGGGCTGGAGGGGCAAAGACAGCTCGTCATACTGGCCCAAAGAAGTAAAATCCCGGGCTAAAAAATTAGCCGCTACTTCAGGAAAAAGAGCTTGTAGAAGGATTACACCGACAATATAGGTGCTGGTATGGGGGTGTAATGTTCCACCCGTAATTAATTCGGGAGGAAAATAGGTTCCCTGTAAACCAATCTCTAGGGGTTGATCAAGCCTATGTATAGCTGTCAAATCAAAGACGGTGAGGGGTGTGCCCATTTGCATAAATCGGGGGGCGATCGCCAACACACACCAGTTATGGCGGGCCAACAGGCAAAATAACTGACAAATTTGACCCGCTACCACAAGGGCTTCTGTAGGGGTATGCAGTTGTTTCAACCAATGTTTTAATGTTTTTTCTTCGTTTGGCAGTGTAGTTAACACTAGTAATAACTCGGTTTCTGAACCAATACCCAAGGGCTGTTCTGGATAAATTTCTTCTTCTAAGTAGTTAGTTTCAGTTTCAATTTTTATTTCTTTCACCTGACCCTGGTTTTCGGTGATAGCAATTTCTGATTGTGGGTCATCTGCTAGGTATAACTCGGTTAATGCCTCTTCCGATTCTTTAGGTATATCGACAAATTCATCAACAATTTCTTCCAGGGAAACTGAATTTTCTGGATTTTTTGTGACAACAGTATCTTGAACTCCAACTGGGGATTGTAGTTCCTCTATTTCTCTATTTTCGCTTTTTATTTCAGGTTCATTTCCAGGGTAAGATTTTATTGACATTCCTAGCAAAGGAGCGAGAAATTTTTGTGGGCCCAAAATTTTTCTCAATTCCTGTTCTTTCGACAACTCTCCATAGACACTACCAATTCGCAGTAATCCTATTTTTTCTTCGTTTATTTCGTTAATTAATCGAGCTTGATAGTATTCAACATTGTTAAAGTTACCCCAAAAAGCCTCGATCTTGACATCAATATCTCCGACTGTAATTATTTGCTGTTGCCACAAGTTATTGCTTTGCATAAATTAAGCCTTGTCAATCCTAAATTAACTAGGGAACAAAAGGAGAGAATAAGTTAGTTATTCCCTTGTTTGATTTAGTGAACCTTATTGTTGTCAATCCATCTGAAAAAGAAACCGAATTTTGGCGATCGCCACTTCATCTCCTGACCATAGTGGTTGAGGGGTTGTTATGCGAGCTCCGTAACGATTTTCTCCGGCCCTTTTGATAAACACTCCATTGGTGGAACCGAGATCTTTAATTTTCCAACTGCCTGATTCTTGATAAATTTCAGCATGGTTACGGGAAATAGTGTCATCCCCAGGGAAGCCATCCAAATCTACTTCCACTGGGCCACTGTCCGGGTCAAAGCGACCAATTAAACAACTGGGGCTATCCAGTAAAAATTCAGCAACCGGTGCATTGGGTAGTCTAGAAATTAACTTGGCCAGACTAGGGGCATTCGTAGATGGGGACTCAACAGATTTAGGTGGGAAAGAAGATTCTGGGGAAACAAAAACAGTTTCCGATTCCGCCGTGGAAGGTGGTGGCGGTGTAGGAACCAAAGGTTGCTCAAAATTTAAGTCCATCAAATCCGAAGAACTCGATGGAGTTTCAGGAACAACTATTTCTGGCTCCAATACTGGTGGTGGAGGAGTAGCCATTACTTGACTTAATTCCGATCCACAGGCAGCGCAAAATTCGACATCGGCAGGATTGGTATAGCCACAGGCTTCGCAGGTAATAGACATAAATTGTGTTTAAGTAAAGGAATGTGGAAAAATAGCTGGAGTATCTGAAGAATGTGCCCCGTCAGGTGTAAAAACTCGATGGAGAAACTAAGTTCCCGTTAGTTGACGGATAGCATCCTGGGACAATTCTTCCCCTAAATCGTCATTGATACGAACAGTTTTACCTTTAGATCCAATCTTGACCGTTTTACGAAATTCGGGGGATAGTTTACGGGTTTTACGCAGTTCATCCTGGGCCTGGCTCAGGGATTCCGTCAGAGAATCATTGCCCCACTTTTTAGTCATATAGCTGGCATCTCCAGTAACTTCTCTGCTTTAATGGTGTTACTAATACTAAAATCTATCTCTTCGTTTTTTCCCGTGCTGAGTCTAAGAATTTAAGTCATTACTGATCCAGTAGTTGATTGAATGTGCTTTTCAGATCATGAACCAGAGTCAATGTCTTAACCCTAATTGTCTAGCAGTCAACTCCGTAAACCATCGATTTTGCCAAAAATGCGGACAAAAGCTTTGGCTCAAAGATCGTTATCAGGCGTTGCAATTGATTGGGCAGGGAGGCTTTGGCAAGACTTTTTTGGCGGTGGATTTAGATAAACCATCCCAACCTCGATGCGTGATTAAGCAATTTTTCCCCCAAGGTCAGGAAACGGGATCCTTGGGTAAAGCGGCGGAGTTATTCAGAGAAGAAGCAAAACGTTTAGATGAATTGGGTCATCACGCCCAAATACCAGAGTTGTTAGCCTATTTCATTGCTGATGACCAGCGACAATACTTAGTTCAGGAATATGTTGAGGGAAATAACTTAGCTCAGGAATTGATCCAGCAAGGCGTTTTTAACGAAACAAAAATTCGAGCATTATTACTGGATCTGTTGTCTGTTTTAGACTTTATTCATAATCATCAAGTGATTCACCGGGACATTAAACCAGAAAACATCATTCGTCGTCAGTCAAATCAAAAATTAGTTTTGGTGGATTTTGGTGTTTCTAAGTTTGTTGATCAATCTTCGGGACAAACTCAAGGAACAATTGTTGGTTCTACTGGTTATATGGCGCCAGAACAACTACAAGGTAAAGCTATTTATGCTAGTGATTTTTATGGTCTTGGTGCAACTTGTTTACACTTATTAACTGGTCAATTACCGACAAATTTATACGATGCAAACGAGGGTAAATGGTTATGGCAAAACTATTTGGTTAATAATGAAGTATCTTCAAATTTAGTTAAAGTGCTGAATAAATTAGTTGAATATACACCAAACAGACGATATGAATCAGTTGAATCAATTTTGTCAGTTTTAGAATATTCACAGAAAAAAAACTGGAAATGGTGGGGAGACAATAATTCTAATCCTCCTTCAAATAATAATCCTGTTCAGCAAATTCAAGAAATTCCTGACAATAAAACAGTAATCCAATTTCCTGGATTAATGACCTTAACTTTTGAGTTTGAAACTTTGCAAGTTAATGCGAACGGAATAGTAGTAACGAAAAGAAAATGTGTTGCCAATTGCTTTCGTCAGAACTTAAACTCGGAAACTTTTTTAGAGATGGTTTTGATACCCAGCGGTATATTTATGATGGGGGCACCAGCAGAAGAAAAAGATAGCCTTAATTGGGAAAAACCTCAGCATAAAGTTACAATTCCTGCATTTTGGATGAGTAAATACCCTGTTACACAGGCACAGTGGAAGAAGATAATGGGTAATAATCCTTCCCGTTTTAGGGGAGAAAATAAACCAGTGGAAAAAGTTAGCTGGGAGCAATGCCAACAATACTGCAAAATTTTATCAGAGAAAACCCAAAAACAATTTAGATTACCCAGTGAAGCAGAATGGGAATATGCTTGCAGAGCCGGCACTAATAATGAGTTCTATTGTGGCCAGACTATAAACTGTAATTTGGCAAACTATGACTGTCAATATTCATATAAAGGGGAAAATTCTGGTACTTTCATTAATCAAACTACAGATGTTGGTAAATTTCCAGCTAATGGTTTTGGACTTTATGATATGTGCGGTAATGTTTGGGAGTGGTGTCAGGACAATTGGCATAGTAGTTACCAAAATGCTCCGGCATCTGAAAAACCATGGATTGACACAAAAATATTTGGTAGTAAGGATAAAAAACGTGTAAGAAGAGGCGGTTCTTGGCGTAATAAGCCGTCGTATTGTCGTTCTTCAAGTCGCAGTAGTTTTGAACAAGATTGTGTAGATATTACCCTAAGTTTTCGTTTAGTTATGGAAAATATTCCACAATGAAAATTATTATTTTGCTGCTGGGCAGTTGGGCGTAATTTGTAGTTGTTTGTTAACCATGGTTTGCCAGTTTTCATCTGCTTGCCATCTGCTAATAAAAGCATTTGACCCCACTAGCTCCTCCGTTGAAGATGCTGAAATACGACAAAAACGATCAATAGCAACTGGCACTAATCCTTTTTTTGCTTGGTTTATGCCGGTACTAAATAATAGCTGATCCAGCTTTTTTTGACAGTTTTGATTAACATTATCAGAATTATTTACCATTTTTTCCTGTACTGTTTTAAGTTGTTCTTCTTCGTCGCTCCATGTTTGATTGCAGGCATCACCAGTGGTAGAGTTATTATTTTGTAACTGACTGCTTAGACCCAATAAAGCTAAAGCTGAAAGAATTATTAAACTGAAGATACCAATACTCATTATTGTCTTTTTATCGATAAAAATACTAGATTTGGGTACCTCAGCAAATTGCAGATTTTGATTAATTTTACCAGTCGCAATCCAGTAAAGGGGATAAACTATGCCAAAGGGATTCCATGCGTTAGGAACTTTTATCCCTCCCGCCTCATGACAGTTAGGATTAAATGAGTTTCCAACCATACCATAGGCAGAACAAGCAAAATATTCAATCGCAAATTCACTCTGGCTATTCCAGTCTTCTAAAAGCTCATAGGTTAGGGGAAATGCCTTGCGGAAAAATCCCTTGAGGTCTTTAAGTGAATTCCAGATTTTCGGTTGATCTGCTTTGGAAATAACTATGGCTATCCTGTAGTTTTCATAGGTATGATTAGATAACTCTTGTCTGAATATTTCAATTCTTTCTCGATAATAATTATCTTTAGAAGACGGAGAGAGTCCGTCTACTATAATTACTAGTCCAGAAGATATACTACATTCAAGCAAGAATTTTTGAGTTCTTTCTTCGTCTCTAAACTCTACTAAACCATCAAAATACTCACCAGCAGAATCTGCACAATTCAAGTAAAAAGATTGTGTTTTTTGATCGATAAGTGAATAGCTACCTATGTCTACACGAAAGCTATATTCGGTCAGTGAGATATCAGTAGGACATAAAAGAAGTCCTTGTCTTAATGTATTATTTGCTGATTCAATAAGTCGATGAGAATTTCCACTAAGAGGTTCAACTTTTTTGATGGGCCAACTCATTTTCTTTTCAGCTAAGCTTGCCAGAGCAACCAGAAACGTGGATTTCCCCGAGGCTCTTGGGCCGATAATGATAATTTGACCTTGGCTAGTAGTGACCATGATTTTACTTTGATAGATAAATAGGCAACAAAATAATTGATGGTATTGCTAGGACATCACAATTTTACTTTAATATTTTTTCTTTTAGCCTTATGTCCCGTGTCACATACTCTCTCAGAGTCCGACCAAATAAGGATTCTCCAACTCCAAAGCTAGATGTGTTTTACCCGCCAGGCGATCGCCGATGTAAATAATACCCAGTTTCTTCAGTCTCCTTAAACGAAGTAAATAAAGTTAAGAAATTGTGACTTACCTGGCTTAAACATGAAAATACTATATTTGCCCGTCAAGTCAGGCCAGTCAGGATTCAGGAAAGCAACCCCCCTAACAGGGAAGACTAACAAAATTAATACTCTTTGTCTAAGATAATGAATAAATTGTAAAATCTCTTAATAACTCAGTTCTTGATTGCAATCGCAAGCTACCATAGCAAAAAATCAATTGTAAGCATTGCGTAAATTAGGAAAACTCACTCACATAGACTAATTGAGTATGTCTACAATGAATAAAACTAAGTTACTTTTGACGGCATGTCTTTTAATCGGTTGCTCTAAATCAACTCAAGCTGAGACGTTTTCCCTTGACTTAATCCCAGTAGAAGAATATCAACAACAATTTAACGAGAGAGAATCAGAAGGAGGACAGCTTTTTTGTAAAAACAGCCCTAACGAAAAGATTCAATTTAATAATTGCTCAAAATTTCAACAGCTCCGGAGTCAAGGGTGTTACGGTGCCACCACATATGAAATAGCAGTTGAGATAAATTATGTTGATGTCTGCGCCCAAATAGACCTAATGAAAAAAGCCCACTCCTTCGATCAGCAGTATTTTCAATTAGACTCTCCCCATTGGTGGAAGCAACTTCCGGCTCAAATTATTCCCATGAGAGGCGGAATTTATAGCGAGGAGTCCTGGGACAATGAAACAAGAAAACCTAGCCAACTCACAAAAGACAAACTTCTCGAAGAGCTGGAGTTTCAGAAAA is a window of Synechocystis sp. PCC 7338 DNA encoding:
- a CDS encoding PP2C family serine/threonine-protein phosphatase, which gives rise to MQSNNLWQQQIITVGDIDVKIEAFWGNFNNVEYYQARLINEINEEKIGLLRIGSVYGELSKEQELRKILGPQKFLAPLLGMSIKSYPGNEPEIKSENREIEELQSPVGVQDTVVTKNPENSVSLEEIVDEFVDIPKESEEALTELYLADDPQSEIAITENQGQVKEIKIETETNYLEEEIYPEQPLGIGSETELLLVLTTLPNEEKTLKHWLKQLHTPTEALVVAGQICQLFCLLARHNWCVLAIAPRFMQMGTPLTVFDLTAIHRLDQPLEIGLQGTYFPPELITGGTLHPHTSTYIVGVILLQALFPEVAANFLARDFTSLGQYDELSLPLQPKLRQLLTIALAPSPEERFSVEQFLELLIETRTLLAKPHLTWQIASYSTVGLSLHRLHNEDNFGIRQSVTGQSQVLLAAIADGMGGMAQGEVASQLAIDALINASLPKKINIALERQNWLGEVVNQANRHITAEVRNGGTTLSTVLAVNQQLHIAHVGDSRIYLIRRGFICQLSEDHSLVAMLLNSGQISYQESLEHPDRNVLTKSLGGQPQLNSGHLQTLSHFGQDNYLTLEDGDVLLLCSDGVWDLVSGDEMATIFTKAENLQMSVNQTIDQVLKRGANDNATLVALQLTMELPHL
- a CDS encoding undecaprenyl-diphosphate phosphatase; translated protein: MSPRQLNFLSAFSLSVAIAIIYHQAWGIVLAQTVLPSEGAETGTMTATASINLFQAFILGFIQGATEFLPISSTAHLKAVPVALGWGDPGVAFTAIIQLGSIAAVLWYFWGDLTAITKGIIKAVQTRQYDSLEFKLGLGIGLGTIPIVFFGLLMKVLVPDLDNSPFRSLPTIAIASIVMALLLALAEKLGTHRRPFEKLRWQDGVIIGIAQALALIPGVSRSGSTLTAGLFINLERAAAARFSFLLGIPAITIAGLVELKGVMDQHLGNDAILPLIVGTISSAIFSYLAIAWLIKFLQKRSTWIFVWYRLIFGIIILLTLAIKI
- a CDS encoding bifunctional serine/threonine-protein kinase/formylglycine-generating enzyme family protein — encoded protein: MNQSQCLNPNCLAVNSVNHRFCQKCGQKLWLKDRYQALQLIGQGGFGKTFLAVDLDKPSQPRCVIKQFFPQGQETGSLGKAAELFREEAKRLDELGHHAQIPELLAYFIADDQRQYLVQEYVEGNNLAQELIQQGVFNETKIRALLLDLLSVLDFIHNHQVIHRDIKPENIIRRQSNQKLVLVDFGVSKFVDQSSGQTQGTIVGSTGYMAPEQLQGKAIYASDFYGLGATCLHLLTGQLPTNLYDANEGKWLWQNYLVNNEVSSNLVKVLNKLVEYTPNRRYESVESILSVLEYSQKKNWKWWGDNNSNPPSNNNPVQQIQEIPDNKTVIQFPGLMTLTFEFETLQVNANGIVVTKRKCVANCFRQNLNSETFLEMVLIPSGIFMMGAPAEEKDSLNWEKPQHKVTIPAFWMSKYPVTQAQWKKIMGNNPSRFRGENKPVEKVSWEQCQQYCKILSEKTQKQFRLPSEAEWEYACRAGTNNEFYCGQTINCNLANYDCQYSYKGENSGTFINQTTDVGKFPANGFGLYDMCGNVWEWCQDNWHSSYQNAPASEKPWIDTKIFGSKDKKRVRRGGSWRNKPSYCRSSSRSSFEQDCVDITLSFRLVMENIPQ
- a CDS encoding serine/threonine-protein kinase, whose amino-acid sequence is MTILCPACLIENFPGALTCSVCGYSLADENGDSTVFEFPMALRPQTMLKQGQYRIENPLGQGGFGIAYKAVKVATGETVAIKEFLPERSVRQGNQIIWSNAVSPQDRQEYIREFLQEGESIARCSPHPHIVKPYEWFEENNTGYIILEFVPGKTLDKILKQEKKLSESRVKKYFLKVAAALQVTHGKNLLHRDIKPDNIIINLQDEPVLIDFGNTREYIAHKTQNMSAIAAVGYAPPEQFVAYARRSPSMDFYSVCASMYELLTGQLPISALERIHKDELVPPRSLNPSISLQMESILLTGLRMKVEERFQTADELINALEGNFTTPVLKKARQLVSERNFPGAISAYQKHLQANVDDLVAMAELAAILVYFNQEQAEAVALQALQLDGNNGLCLGILGLINCRRGHWQSAFNYLKQATQISPREGWLQANLAWAAGKLGQWSLASQAIEQAMDLEKTPFILSIGAWVAFEQKQWKNTIRFARPAIFQARQEHYSPKTYSWLYPHLAIALQKSVLTAHALDVERCLEEYAQDEPNSVHGMALLAWHKAKQQQWQLALDYFQQANRSNDKLSWALLNEAILLEKINKITEAIQVYQNYLNLLPQNYFVYFRCGTLLGRKKQFSEAKEYLTSALDLNPNQPEVYHNLGWVLLSMGIEQGIIDHSHEIIQYYRQAVELYRQSNSSGNINLAQQIQQAFAKAHIRL
- a CDS encoding GTPase domain-containing protein, coding for MVTTSQGQIIIIGPRASGKSTFLVALASLAEKKMSWPIKKVEPLSGNSHRLIESANNTLRQGLLLCPTDISLTEYSFRVDIGSYSLIDQKTQSFYLNCADSAGEYFDGLVEFRDEERTQKFLLECSISSGLVIIVDGLSPSSKDNYYRERIEIFRQELSNHTYENYRIAIVISKADQPKIWNSLKDLKGFFRKAFPLTYELLEDWNSQSEFAIEYFACSAYGMVGNSFNPNCHEAGGIKVPNAWNPFGIVYPLYWIATGKINQNLQFAEVPKSSIFIDKKTIMSIGIFSLIILSALALLGLSSQLQNNNSTTGDACNQTWSDEEEQLKTVQEKMVNNSDNVNQNCQKKLDQLLFSTGINQAKKGLVPVAIDRFCRISASSTEELVGSNAFISRWQADENWQTMVNKQLQITPNCPAAK
- a CDS encoding FHA domain-containing protein, with protein sequence MSITCEACGYTNPADVEFCAACGSELSQVMATPPPPVLEPEIVVPETPSSSSDLMDLNFEQPLVPTPPPPSTAESETVFVSPESSFPPKSVESPSTNAPSLAKLISRLPNAPVAEFLLDSPSCLIGRFDPDSGPVEVDLDGFPGDDTISRNHAEIYQESGSWKIKDLGSTNGVFIKRAGENRYGARITTPQPLWSGDEVAIAKIRFLFQMD